One genomic region from Haloprofundus salinisoli encodes:
- the mce gene encoding methylmalonyl-CoA epimerase, producing MQFDHAGVATRDADALAELFDQLFDAPEVHREEFDGMTIVFLELDDGYFELLEPHTGGAIEQYLDSNGPGLHHFALATDDIEAALETAGDAGVELIDEEPRPGAWGHQVAFLHPKSTGGVLVEFVEH from the coding sequence ATGCAGTTCGACCATGCAGGCGTCGCCACCCGCGATGCCGACGCGCTCGCGGAGTTGTTCGACCAGTTGTTCGACGCCCCGGAGGTCCACCGCGAGGAGTTCGACGGGATGACTATCGTCTTCCTCGAACTCGACGACGGCTACTTCGAACTCCTCGAACCGCACACCGGCGGCGCGATTGAGCAGTACCTCGACAGCAACGGACCCGGCTTACACCACTTCGCGCTCGCCACCGACGACATCGAGGCGGCGCTCGAAACGGCCGGAGACGCGGGCGTCGAACTCATCGACGAGGAACCGCGACCCGGGGCGTGGGGACATCAGGTTGCCTTCCTGCATCCGAAATCGACCGGCGGCGTGCTCGTCGAGTTCGTCGAACACTGA
- the menE gene encoding o-succinylbenzoate--CoA ligase, whose translation MRDWLSHRAQTSPTATAVVVADSGAEWTVTELDAAVEETAGRLAALGVEAGDHLGVLMDSRVAYVLFVHASMRLGATLVPLNDRLTAAELGPQIDHADLTTLVCGETTEETAVEAVERAANGDGDATEERDANETVPLVSVDEPQFDSVASFKDVTAEGFVPAEWERSDPLVLLFTSGTTGDPKAVVLQMGNVLSSAVASAFHLGISPDDRWLVPLSLYHMGGIGPILRGPLYGITVVLREEYEPGSTADDIGQYDITCVSLVPTMLTQMLDTRGTLADSLRVVLLGGAPAPRSLVERCRDYSIPVHPTYGMTETASQIATARPQEAFDNPGTVGRPLYWTQLTVVDGDDTELPPNDVGELVVDGPTVSPGYYGDEATTDEAFGPNGLHTGDVGYRDAEGRVYVLNRLDDRIITGGENVDPGEIVETLRSHPDVADAAVVGVPDDEWGERVAALLVPKNPGLTAEEVESFCRERLAGFKLPRTVEFAHELPRTVSGTVDRAALRDRLDDGVRIEDAESAEPARELDRATDASSGPDRTVADETEAREGDDAVVEEAESVDVTHGNETPEADDKAAGIDSDDGDDRAAGSAGGDGNADDAGSTHDAGSAGDAGSTGDNGNAGDDSNDADDEVASEEIGGSADESREASDAGQ comes from the coding sequence ATGCGCGATTGGCTCTCGCACCGGGCACAGACGTCTCCGACGGCGACGGCGGTCGTCGTCGCCGACTCGGGCGCGGAGTGGACCGTCACCGAACTCGACGCCGCCGTCGAGGAGACGGCGGGCCGCCTCGCGGCCCTCGGCGTCGAAGCGGGCGACCACCTCGGCGTTCTCATGGACAGTCGCGTGGCGTACGTGCTGTTCGTCCACGCCTCGATGCGACTCGGTGCGACGCTCGTGCCGCTGAACGACCGCCTCACCGCCGCCGAACTCGGCCCGCAGATCGACCACGCGGACCTGACGACGCTCGTCTGCGGCGAGACGACGGAGGAGACGGCCGTCGAGGCGGTCGAGCGGGCCGCGAACGGTGATGGTGATGCGACCGAAGAACGCGACGCGAACGAAACGGTGCCGCTCGTCTCGGTCGACGAACCGCAGTTCGACTCGGTCGCGTCGTTCAAAGACGTGACCGCCGAGGGGTTCGTCCCCGCCGAGTGGGAGCGTTCGGACCCGCTGGTGCTCCTCTTTACCTCCGGGACGACCGGCGACCCGAAGGCGGTAGTTCTCCAGATGGGCAACGTGCTGTCGAGCGCCGTCGCCTCGGCGTTTCACCTCGGCATCTCCCCGGACGACCGCTGGCTAGTTCCCCTCTCGCTGTACCACATGGGCGGTATCGGACCCATCCTGCGCGGGCCGCTGTACGGCATCACCGTCGTCCTCCGCGAGGAGTACGAACCGGGTTCGACCGCCGACGACATCGGTCAGTACGACATCACGTGCGTCTCGCTCGTTCCGACGATGCTCACGCAGATGCTCGACACGCGCGGGACGCTGGCCGACTCGCTGCGGGTCGTCCTCCTCGGCGGTGCGCCGGCCCCGCGGTCGCTCGTCGAACGCTGCCGCGACTACTCCATTCCGGTGCACCCGACGTACGGGATGACCGAGACGGCCTCTCAGATCGCGACCGCTCGCCCGCAGGAAGCGTTCGACAACCCCGGGACGGTCGGCCGACCGCTGTACTGGACGCAACTGACCGTCGTCGACGGAGACGATACCGAGCTCCCGCCGAACGACGTCGGCGAGTTGGTCGTCGACGGCCCGACCGTCTCGCCGGGCTACTACGGCGACGAGGCGACGACCGACGAGGCGTTCGGCCCGAACGGGCTCCACACCGGCGACGTCGGCTACCGCGACGCAGAGGGTCGTGTCTACGTGCTCAACCGCCTCGATGACCGAATCATCACCGGCGGCGAGAACGTCGATCCCGGCGAAATCGTCGAGACGCTCCGCTCGCACCCCGACGTTGCCGACGCCGCCGTCGTCGGCGTTCCCGACGACGAGTGGGGCGAACGGGTCGCGGCGCTTCTGGTGCCGAAGAACCCCGGCCTCACCGCCGAGGAGGTCGAATCGTTCTGCCGTGAGCGACTCGCGGGGTTCAAACTTCCGCGGACTGTCGAGTTCGCCCACGAACTGCCGCGGACGGTGTCGGGCACCGTCGACCGGGCGGCGCTCCGGGACCGATTGGACGACGGCGTCCGCATCGAGGACGCCGAGTCGGCGGAGCCAGCGCGCGAACTCGACAGAGCGACCGACGCGTCGAGTGGACCCGACCGGACGGTGGCCGACGAGACAGAGGCGCGCGAGGGTGACGATGCAGTAGTCGAAGAGGCAGAATCGGTCGACGTCACCCACGGAAACGAGACGCCGGAAGCAGACGACAAGGCCGCCGGCATCGATAGCGACGATGGTGACGATAGGGCCGCGGGAAGCGCCGGTGGCGACGGCAACGCCGATGACGCCGGA